From a region of the Helianthus annuus cultivar XRQ/B chromosome 5, HanXRQr2.0-SUNRISE, whole genome shotgun sequence genome:
- the LOC110942762 gene encoding uncharacterized protein LOC110942762, which yields MAHYELLYGRKCRTPVCWGEVGQRELVPSDLIAVTNEKIELIRARLKTAQDQQKAYADKRRRPIEFQVGDYVLLKVSPWKGIIRFRKRGKLGPRYIGLFKILARVGRVAYRLELPSSLDGIHNTFHVSQLIKCIADDTALVPLDDIELDEGLNYVERPIAIKDIKVKNLRNKAVRQVLVQWQHRRGSELTWEAEDEMRKHYSFLLGM from the coding sequence ATGGCACACTACGAACTACTATACGGGAGGAAAtgtagaactcccgtatgttggggtgaagtggggcAAAGGGAGCTTGTGCCAAGTGATTTAATAGCAGTAACAAATGAAAAGATTGAATTAATTAGAGCTCGACTGAAAACAGCCCAGGATCAACAAAAAGCTTATGCAGACAAGAGAAGGCGCCCTATTGAATTTCAGGTCGGAGATTATGTTCTATTGAAAGTATCACCATGGAAGGGCATAATCCGTTTCCGTAAACGGGGTAAGTTAGGCCCTCGATATATCGGGCTGTTTAAGATCTTAGCTCGAGTTGGAAGGGTTGCATATCGATTAGAGTTACCGTCCTCACTAGACGGAATTCACAATACCTTCCACGTGTCGCAGTTGATAAAGTGTATTGCGGATGATACAGCGTTAGTACCTCTCGATGACATCGAGTTGGACGAGGGGTTGAATTATGTCGAAAGACCAATAGCCATTAAAGACATTAAAGTGAAGAATCTTCGTAACAAAGCTGTTAGACAAGTACTGGTCCAATGGCAACATCGAAGGGGGTCGGAACTTACATGGGAAGCGGAAGATGAAATGAGGAAGCACTACTCCTTTCTCTTGGGTATGTAA
- the LOC110940112 gene encoding protein ELF4-LIKE 1, producing the protein MDSSVEETNYESKSKPRKDKTTSNRWITETENGDGEEECDVEAWETLSKGFKEAQTALDQNRLLIQQVNDNHQSKIPDNLVKNVKLIQEINGNISKVSDVYSNLSVNFSKLVQQRRVKSKNDKMEIADS; encoded by the coding sequence ATGGATTCCTCTGTTGAGGAAACAAATTACGAATCGAAATCGAAACCTAGAAAGGACAAAACGACGTCGAATCGGTGGATAACGGAAACAGAAAACGGTGACGGCGAAGAGGAGTGTGACGTGGAAGCATGGGAGACGTTGAGCAAGGGTTTCAAGGAAGCGCAAACGGCGTTAGATCAGAACCGGTTGTTGATTCAACAGGTGAACGACAATCATCAGTCGAAGATTCCGGATAATTTGGTGAAGAATGTGAAATTGATTCAGGAAATTAATGGGAATATTTCAAAGGTGAGTGATGTTTACTCGAATCTGTCGGTTAATTTCTCGAAGCTGGTTCAGCAGCGACGGGTCAAGAGTAAAAATGATAAGATGGAGATTGCGGACTCGTGA